A DNA window from Niabella yanshanensis contains the following coding sequences:
- a CDS encoding DUF779 domain-containing protein — MIARVLITPEAEAVVEKLRAQHGPLIFHQSGGCCDGSQPMCFASDDFKLGNIDICLGEVAGCKFYMAADQFEYWKHTQLVLDITQGRGSSFSLEIPLGLRFLIRSRIFTEAELEELAQQE; from the coding sequence ATGATCGCAAGAGTTTTAATCACACCGGAAGCTGAAGCAGTAGTAGAAAAACTGAGGGCGCAACATGGGCCGTTGATTTTTCATCAGAGTGGTGGCTGCTGCGATGGCAGTCAGCCGATGTGTTTTGCTTCAGATGATTTCAAATTAGGTAATATCGATATTTGTTTGGGCGAAGTCGCCGGTTGTAAATTTTATATGGCTGCTGATCAATTCGAATACTGGAAACATACCCAGCTGGTATTGGACATTACCCAAGGTCGTGGCAGCAGCTTTTCGCTGGAAATACCGCTGGGCCTGCGCTTCCTGATTCGTTCAAGAATTTTTACAGAAGCAGAATTGGAAGAACTGGCCCAACAGGAATAA
- the recN gene encoding DNA repair protein RecN encodes MLQHLSIQNYAIIDMLEIDFSRGMNIITGETGAGKSIIIGALNLILGERADISSLVNKEKKCVIEGHFQAEGNELVKHFLAENDLDDPTQLVVRREIAPNGKSRAFINDTPVNLSQLQSLSELLVDLHQQFDTLSIGDNNFQVNVVDALADTHEVLTDYKKSFRLWKQTEKDLALLQQQQLQFEKESDYNRFQYDELAALNLKENELETIEAELKILSNAEGIKNTLNRVCGELTEGEQPITQQLKSLSNLLNSYTGFHKDLPEINKRLQSAQIELSDIADELERLNDHINYDGEKIEELNERMSAGYKLQKKHGVQSTNELLTIQKELEEKLDAVLNIAGNIASLEAQVANHQKKVLALGEKISQARKKQVPAFEKSVNQSLVQVGMPNARLQVSVLPQVPANNGVDAIEFLFDANLPTGQAGKSGQFKPVNKVASGGELSRLMLCVKSLVAEKMDLPTLIFDEIDSGISGEAAKQVGIIMKTLAANRQVICITHQPQIAGKADAHFFVYKELSGEKVKTNIRQLGTDERITAIARMLSGEKPTAAALENAREMVQN; translated from the coding sequence GTGCTGCAACATTTATCTATACAGAATTACGCTATTATCGATATGCTGGAAATTGATTTTTCCCGCGGGATGAATATTATAACCGGTGAAACAGGTGCCGGAAAATCGATCATTATCGGAGCTTTAAATCTCATACTGGGCGAACGTGCCGATATTTCTTCTTTAGTAAACAAAGAAAAAAAGTGTGTGATCGAGGGGCATTTCCAGGCGGAAGGCAATGAGCTGGTAAAACATTTTTTGGCTGAAAATGACCTGGACGACCCAACCCAGCTTGTAGTAAGACGTGAAATAGCACCCAATGGCAAGAGCAGGGCGTTCATCAATGACACTCCCGTTAATCTTTCTCAATTACAAAGCCTAAGTGAGTTACTGGTGGATTTGCACCAGCAATTTGACACCTTATCCATTGGTGACAATAACTTCCAGGTAAATGTGGTAGATGCACTGGCGGATACGCATGAAGTGCTGACCGATTATAAGAAATCCTTCCGGCTTTGGAAACAAACAGAAAAAGACCTGGCGCTCCTGCAACAGCAACAACTCCAGTTTGAAAAAGAAAGCGATTATAACCGCTTTCAGTATGATGAACTGGCGGCCCTGAATTTGAAAGAAAATGAGCTGGAAACTATTGAAGCCGAACTCAAAATACTTTCCAATGCAGAGGGTATTAAAAATACACTGAACCGGGTTTGTGGCGAGCTGACTGAAGGTGAACAACCTATTACGCAACAGCTGAAAAGTCTTTCCAATTTATTGAATAGTTATACCGGCTTTCATAAAGATCTGCCGGAGATCAATAAGCGGCTTCAAAGCGCCCAGATCGAACTGAGCGATATTGCGGATGAACTTGAACGCCTGAATGATCATATCAACTACGACGGGGAAAAGATCGAAGAATTGAATGAACGCATGTCAGCTGGTTATAAGTTGCAAAAAAAACACGGCGTTCAGTCTACCAATGAATTATTAACAATTCAAAAAGAACTGGAAGAAAAACTGGACGCCGTTCTTAACATCGCTGGAAATATAGCATCGCTGGAAGCCCAGGTGGCTAATCATCAGAAAAAAGTACTGGCATTGGGTGAAAAAATATCGCAGGCCCGTAAAAAACAGGTACCTGCTTTCGAGAAAAGTGTGAATCAGTCGCTGGTGCAGGTAGGCATGCCTAATGCCCGGTTACAGGTTTCTGTATTGCCACAGGTTCCTGCTAATAATGGCGTTGACGCTATTGAATTTTTATTTGACGCCAACCTGCCTACCGGACAGGCAGGTAAAAGCGGGCAGTTTAAGCCGGTTAACAAAGTAGCCAGTGGCGGGGAATTAAGCAGGCTGATGCTTTGTGTAAAAAGCCTGGTGGCCGAAAAAATGGATCTGCCTACGTTGATATTCGATGAAATAGATAGCGGCATTTCGGGCGAGGCCGCCAAACAGGTGGGCATTATCATGAAAACCCTGGCGGCCAACAGGCAGGTAATTTGCATTACGCACCAGCCGCAGATTGCCGGAAAAGCAGACGCCCATTTCTTTGTTTACAAGGAGCTGTCTGGCGAAAAGGTAAAAACCAATATCAGGCAGCTAGGTACCGACGAGCGCATTACAGCAATTGCCCGTATGTTAAGTGGAGAAAAGCCAACGGCGGCGGCGCTGGAAAACGCAAGGGAGATGGTTCAAAATTAA
- a CDS encoding phosphatase PAP2 family protein: MKDSLPPARHQLERLNKDFIVTGIKDGAAIAASPLRWQKKDWIKFSALAGSAGGLMLLDKEIKSVLQHNQNNFTTSMARGVEPVGNIYGLFVFPAIYVTGLAIKNPHVESIGLRGSKAMAISSIICFAGKNLIRRQRPDASTTPFNYAPPFSKVKYNSFPSAHSSIAFTLATALAMEFPDKKWVAPVAYSIASLTALSRVYDNRHWASDIIVGAALGHFVTKAVYNRGQKKHRPAKTFM; encoded by the coding sequence GTGAAAGACAGCCTTCCACCGGCTCGTCACCAACTGGAGAGGTTAAATAAAGATTTTATTGTAACCGGTATAAAAGACGGGGCAGCTATTGCTGCAAGCCCTTTGCGCTGGCAGAAAAAAGACTGGATAAAATTCTCTGCTTTAGCGGGCAGTGCCGGTGGACTGATGCTTCTGGATAAAGAGATTAAAAGTGTGCTCCAGCATAATCAAAATAACTTTACCACCAGCATGGCCCGGGGAGTAGAACCTGTGGGCAACATATATGGGCTGTTTGTCTTTCCTGCCATTTACGTTACAGGTCTGGCCATAAAAAATCCTCATGTTGAAAGTATAGGATTACGGGGTAGCAAGGCTATGGCCATTTCATCTATTATCTGTTTTGCCGGTAAAAATCTGATCCGGAGACAAAGGCCCGATGCCTCAACAACGCCTTTTAACTATGCGCCACCGTTTTCTAAAGTCAAATACAACTCTTTTCCGTCGGCACATTCAAGCATAGCTTTTACACTGGCTACGGCATTGGCCATGGAGTTCCCTGATAAAAAATGGGTTGCGCCGGTGGCCTATTCCATTGCTTCCCTAACCGCTTTATCCCGTGTGTACGATAACCGGCATTGGGCCAGCGATATTATAGTGGGTGCGGCTTTGGGGCATTTTGTAACCAAAGCGGTGTATAACAGGGGACAAAAAAAACACCGGCCAGCCAAAACATTCATGTAA
- a CDS encoding enoyl-ACP reductase FabI produces MAYNLLKGKKGIIFGALDEKSIAWKTAQKCYAEGAEIVLTNAPVALRMGAINQLAAECGNAPVIGADVTSLDDLKNLIEKSMEHFGGKIDFILHSVGMGLNVRKGKHYTEMNYEWNQKTFDISSMSLHKVLRTAWELDALSEHASVIALTYIAAQRVFPDYNEMADAKALLESVTRMFGYYYGEKNKVRVNTISQSPTPTTAGSGVKGFDSFINYAEKMSPLGNAPAEACADYIAVMFSDLTKYVTMQNLFHDGGFSFTGVTPKVLEAMGGE; encoded by the coding sequence ATGGCTTATAATCTTTTAAAAGGAAAGAAGGGAATTATATTTGGTGCGCTGGACGAAAAATCCATTGCCTGGAAAACAGCCCAAAAATGCTACGCTGAAGGAGCAGAAATCGTATTAACGAATGCGCCGGTAGCGCTTCGCATGGGTGCTATTAATCAACTGGCTGCTGAATGTGGCAATGCGCCTGTTATTGGTGCCGATGTTACCAGTTTGGATGATCTAAAAAACCTGATCGAAAAATCGATGGAACATTTTGGCGGAAAGATCGATTTTATTCTTCACTCTGTAGGCATGGGCCTTAACGTACGTAAAGGCAAACATTATACAGAGATGAATTATGAATGGAATCAGAAAACCTTCGACATTTCTTCTATGAGCCTGCATAAAGTATTGAGAACAGCCTGGGAACTGGATGCCTTAAGCGAGCATGCCAGTGTAATTGCATTGACTTATATAGCTGCACAGCGTGTATTTCCTGATTATAATGAGATGGCGGATGCCAAAGCCCTGCTGGAAAGCGTAACCAGGATGTTTGGTTATTACTATGGAGAAAAAAATAAGGTACGGGTGAATACCATTTCCCAATCTCCTACTCCAACTACCGCAGGAAGTGGTGTTAAAGGTTTCGACAGCTTTATTAACTACGCTGAAAAAATGAGCCCTTTAGGCAATGCTCCTGCTGAGGCATGCGCAGACTATATTGCGGTAATGTTCAGCGACCTGACTAAATATGTTACGATGCAAAACCTTTTCCACGACGGAGGTTTCAGCTTTACCGGTGTAACACCTAAGGTACTGGAAGCAATGGGTGGTGAATAG
- a CDS encoding pepsin/retropepsin-like aspartic protease family protein — protein sequence MSILKLPFLYAGSKGEKHLYTLFDSGANLSCVNPDNIEDIAVLEPLGRVRKLATASEGLFIEVKYAVRLDFYINGVLLSDEFLVVPNLGEEAIIGAATLQKWRIKLNFEDDIVEVDPKVAKLQLI from the coding sequence ATGTCTATTTTAAAACTTCCATTCCTTTATGCAGGCTCCAAAGGCGAAAAGCATTTATATACTTTGTTTGACAGCGGCGCTAATCTTTCCTGTGTTAATCCGGATAATATTGAAGATATTGCAGTATTAGAGCCGCTCGGGCGCGTGAGGAAACTGGCCACAGCCAGTGAAGGGCTTTTTATAGAGGTTAAATATGCGGTTAGACTCGATTTTTATATCAATGGTGTACTGTTGTCAGATGAGTTCCTGGTAGTACCCAACCTTGGTGAAGAAGCTATCATTGGTGCCGCTACGCTTCAGAAATGGCGTATCAAACTCAACTTTGAGGATGATATAGTGGAAGTTGACCCTAAAGTTGCAAAACTACAGTTGATCTGA
- a CDS encoding amidohydrolase family protein, with amino-acid sequence MALRIDAHQHFWIFDPVRDSWIDESMKKIQRDFLPKDLKPVLVENGLDGCVVVQSDQSEVENLFQLANAIQNNFVKGVVGWVDLQAKNIEDKLAHYCYYKKLKGFRHVLQGEKDRALMLKKRFMNGISLLHKYDYTYDILIFPDQLKYARKLAAAFPDQRFVIDHIAKPYVKAGTVDGWQQDIQAVAELPNVYCKISGMVTEADWTRWKPQDFTPYLDTVVEAFGAKRIMYGSDWPVCLVAGSYKKMKGIVDAYFASFTESEKAAFYGGNATKFYNL; translated from the coding sequence ATGGCTTTAAGAATAGATGCACATCAGCATTTCTGGATATTTGATCCGGTAAGGGATAGCTGGATCGATGAATCGATGAAAAAGATACAAAGGGACTTTTTACCCAAAGATCTGAAGCCGGTATTGGTGGAAAATGGTTTGGATGGATGTGTGGTAGTGCAAAGTGATCAGTCTGAAGTAGAGAATCTTTTTCAGCTTGCTAATGCTATACAAAACAACTTTGTGAAAGGTGTAGTAGGATGGGTAGATCTGCAGGCAAAAAATATAGAAGACAAGCTCGCCCATTACTGCTATTATAAGAAACTGAAAGGCTTCCGTCATGTATTGCAGGGGGAAAAGGACAGGGCCCTGATGCTGAAGAAGAGGTTTATGAATGGTATCAGTCTCTTACACAAATACGATTATACTTACGATATTTTGATATTCCCCGACCAGCTAAAGTACGCCCGCAAGCTGGCAGCAGCTTTTCCTGATCAGCGGTTTGTAATCGATCATATTGCAAAGCCGTATGTAAAAGCAGGTACGGTAGATGGCTGGCAGCAAGATATACAGGCAGTAGCCGAACTGCCTAATGTATATTGTAAGATCAGTGGTATGGTTACGGAGGCTGACTGGACAAGATGGAAACCACAAGACTTTACACCTTACCTGGATACGGTGGTGGAGGCTTTTGGCGCTAAGCGCATTATGTATGGAAGCGACTGGCCGGTTTGCCTGGTAGCCGGATCTTATAAAAAGATGAAAGGGATTGTAGATGCCTATTTTGCTTCTTTTACGGAAAGTGAAAAAGCCGCTTTTTATGGAGGAAATGCTACAAAGTTTTACAATTTATAA
- a CDS encoding fumarylacetoacetate hydrolase family protein — protein MKLIRYGQPGSINTGVIIDDVKYDTSGFGEDYNEQFFETDGLARLAQYIQDNKSSLVTISEEERLDSPVARPSKILCIGLNYADHAKETGATVPTEPVIFMKSSTSLSGPNDNIIIPRDSLKTDWEVELAVVIGKKASYVEEADAMDYVAGYVLHNDVSERAFQLERGGTWDKGKGCDTFAPLGPFLATKDEIADPDNLRLWLKVNGQTMQDGTTANFIFKLPHIISYVSQFMTLLPGDVISTGTPAGVGMGFNPSIYLKPGDVIELGIDGLGTSSQTCVAWSK, from the coding sequence ATGAAACTAATACGTTATGGCCAACCGGGCAGTATTAACACCGGTGTTATTATAGATGATGTGAAATATGATACCTCAGGTTTTGGAGAGGATTATAATGAACAATTTTTTGAAACCGATGGTTTGGCACGCCTGGCCCAATATATACAGGATAATAAAAGTAGCCTGGTAACGATCAGTGAGGAGGAGCGTTTGGACAGCCCTGTAGCACGTCCTTCCAAGATATTGTGCATCGGTTTAAACTATGCCGATCATGCAAAAGAAACGGGTGCTACTGTACCTACGGAGCCGGTTATCTTTATGAAATCATCCACTTCGTTATCAGGTCCGAATGACAATATTATAATACCTCGGGATTCTTTAAAAACAGACTGGGAAGTAGAACTGGCCGTAGTAATTGGCAAGAAAGCCAGTTATGTGGAAGAGGCTGATGCAATGGACTACGTTGCTGGTTATGTGTTGCACAATGACGTGAGCGAGCGCGCGTTCCAGTTAGAGCGGGGTGGTACCTGGGATAAGGGTAAGGGCTGCGATACCTTTGCACCTTTAGGCCCGTTTCTGGCTACCAAAGACGAGATCGCGGATCCGGATAACCTGCGCCTTTGGCTAAAAGTAAACGGACAAACCATGCAGGACGGGACTACGGCCAATTTCATTTTTAAATTGCCACATATTATTTCCTACGTAAGTCAGTTTATGACTCTGTTACCAGGAGATGTAATATCTACCGGAACTCCGGCTGGCGTGGGCATGGGTTTTAATCCTTCGATCTATTTGAAACCTGGTGACGTAATTGAATTAGGTATTGATGGCCTCGGAACATCCAGCCAGACCTGCGTAGCGTGGAGTAAATAA
- a CDS encoding SDR family NAD(P)-dependent oxidoreductase, which translates to MFKLDNKKAIVTGGGSGIGKAVCLVFGRAGAHVFVADLNKEAAAATVHEIESAGGKATALPVNVASQEEVLTAYASVGAFDILVNSAGVSHIGKVETTAAEDFDRVFAVNVKGVYNSLYASIPLMKENGGGVIVNLASIASSVGIPDRFAYSMSKGAVLAMTLSAAKDYVKDNIRCNCISPARVHTPFVDGFLAKNYPGKEAEMFEKLSQTQPIGRMAKPEEIAALILYLCSDEASFITGSDYPIDGGFIKLNN; encoded by the coding sequence ATGTTTAAGTTAGACAATAAAAAGGCCATCGTTACAGGCGGTGGCAGCGGTATCGGTAAAGCAGTATGTCTTGTGTTTGGCAGAGCTGGTGCGCATGTTTTTGTGGCTGATCTCAATAAAGAGGCCGCAGCGGCAACCGTTCACGAAATTGAATCCGCCGGGGGGAAAGCCACAGCATTACCGGTAAATGTGGCCAGCCAGGAAGAAGTGTTGACGGCTTATGCTTCGGTAGGGGCTTTTGATATTCTCGTAAACAGTGCGGGCGTTTCTCATATTGGTAAAGTTGAAACAACCGCCGCTGAGGATTTTGACCGGGTATTTGCGGTAAACGTAAAGGGTGTGTATAATAGTTTATACGCCTCAATTCCGTTGATGAAGGAAAACGGCGGAGGGGTTATTGTGAACCTGGCATCTATAGCATCCAGCGTGGGTATTCCGGACCGGTTTGCTTATAGCATGAGCAAGGGAGCTGTATTGGCTATGACTTTATCTGCAGCGAAAGACTATGTAAAAGATAATATCCGTTGTAACTGTATCTCTCCGGCGCGGGTGCATACACCATTTGTAGATGGCTTCCTGGCAAAAAATTACCCGGGTAAAGAAGCCGAAATGTTTGAGAAGCTTTCTCAAACCCAGCCCATCGGCCGTATGGCAAAGCCTGAGGAAATTGCCGCCCTTATTTTGTACCTGTGCAGCGATGAAGCATCTTTTATTACGGGTAGCGATTATCCTATTGATGGAGGGTTTATCAAGCTGAATAATTAA
- the dnaJ gene encoding molecular chaperone DnaJ — protein sequence MSKRDFYEILGVSKTATAEEIKKAYRKVAMQFHPDRNPGDKAAEEKFKEAAEAYEVLSDSEKKAQYDRFGHAGLSGAGRGGGFGGGGGMNMEDIFSQFGDVFGDDIFGSFFGGGGRARGGGARARGIRGSNLRVKLKLNYEEIAKGVTKNIKVKKYTSCTTCGGDGAKDKGSVQTCRTCQGSGQVRKVQNTFLGQMQTVTTCPDCNGEGTTITSKCSNCKGAGRVYGEETITIDVPPGVQAGMQLSIGGKGNAGERGGAAGDLIVLIEEETHTELQREGLNVVYELYVSFTDAVFGTNAEVPTIDGRAKIKIPPGTQSGKIFRLKGKGFPNVHSNYEKGDQLIHVSVWTPQNLSDEEKAALEGLSDSPNLKPQPEKTEKGFFDKIKDLFS from the coding sequence ATGTCAAAAAGAGATTTTTACGAGATATTAGGCGTGTCCAAAACAGCAACTGCGGAGGAGATCAAAAAGGCTTATCGTAAGGTAGCGATGCAATTTCACCCCGACAGGAATCCGGGAGATAAAGCCGCAGAAGAAAAGTTTAAAGAAGCGGCCGAAGCTTACGAGGTGCTAAGCGATTCAGAAAAGAAGGCGCAGTATGATCGGTTTGGGCATGCTGGCTTAAGTGGAGCTGGTCGTGGTGGCGGTTTTGGCGGTGGCGGCGGTATGAATATGGAAGATATATTCAGCCAGTTTGGAGATGTGTTCGGTGATGATATTTTTGGAAGCTTCTTTGGCGGCGGGGGACGGGCCAGGGGCGGTGGCGCCAGGGCGCGTGGTATACGGGGAAGTAATCTCCGTGTGAAATTGAAGCTGAATTATGAAGAAATAGCGAAAGGGGTTACTAAAAACATTAAAGTAAAAAAATACACTTCCTGTACTACCTGTGGCGGTGATGGCGCTAAAGATAAAGGAAGCGTTCAAACCTGCCGTACCTGCCAGGGTAGTGGCCAGGTGAGGAAAGTGCAGAATACTTTCCTGGGGCAGATGCAAACCGTTACCACCTGTCCTGATTGTAACGGAGAAGGAACTACCATAACATCCAAATGCTCTAATTGTAAAGGGGCCGGAAGGGTCTACGGTGAGGAAACGATCACCATTGATGTGCCACCAGGCGTGCAGGCAGGCATGCAATTAAGTATTGGCGGAAAAGGAAATGCGGGCGAGCGCGGTGGCGCTGCCGGAGATCTTATTGTTTTAATTGAAGAGGAAACACATACAGAATTGCAACGGGAAGGGCTAAACGTGGTTTATGAATTGTATGTGTCGTTTACAGATGCGGTGTTTGGCACGAATGCCGAAGTGCCGACAATTGACGGCAGGGCTAAGATAAAAATACCCCCGGGTACACAAAGTGGTAAGATTTTCCGGTTAAAAGGCAAAGGTTTTCCCAATGTACATTCAAACTATGAAAAAGGTGACCAGTTAATACATGTTAGTGTCTGGACGCCTCAAAACCTCAGCGACGAAGAAAAGGCGGCTTTAGAAGGACTTTCAGACTCTCCTAATTTAAAACCTCAACCGGAAAAGACAGAAAAAGGCTTTTTCGATAAAATAAAAGATTTGTTTAGTTAA
- a CDS encoding nucleotide exchange factor GrpE: MMNQNNDNFTEQDGLNINADENVSGTEHLNDPIEETQLNALEAELNESKDKYLRLAAEFDNFRKRTAKERIELFQTAGKDIITDLLDVLDDVDRASKEVEESSDAHLKQGVSLIFNKLKNILQSKGLKAMEAKGVAFDPELHEAITEIPAPTEDLQGKIVDEISKGYYLNDKIIRHAKVVVGK; the protein is encoded by the coding sequence ATGATGAATCAAAACAATGATAATTTTACAGAGCAGGATGGTTTAAACATTAATGCTGACGAAAATGTAAGTGGTACAGAGCACCTGAACGACCCCATTGAAGAAACCCAGTTGAACGCTTTAGAGGCTGAATTAAATGAGAGTAAGGACAAGTATTTGCGCCTTGCTGCTGAGTTTGACAACTTCCGGAAAAGAACCGCAAAAGAACGTATAGAGTTATTTCAAACTGCGGGAAAAGATATTATTACAGATTTATTAGATGTGTTAGATGATGTAGATCGTGCATCGAAAGAGGTAGAAGAGTCCAGTGATGCGCATTTGAAGCAGGGGGTGAGCCTGATTTTTAACAAGCTGAAAAATATTTTACAATCAAAGGGATTAAAGGCAATGGAGGCAAAAGGTGTTGCTTTTGACCCGGAATTACATGAAGCTATTACAGAAATTCCCGCGCCTACCGAGGATTTGCAGGGGAAGATAGTGGATGAAATAAGTAAAGGGTATTACCTGAATGATAAGATTATTCGTCATGCCAAAGTAGTGGTAGGTAAATAA
- a CDS encoding Nif3-like dinuclear metal center hexameric protein — MTIKQIISYLESVAPLTLQESYDNAGLITGDANRECTGALCCLDAVEAVVDEAIEKGCNLIIAHHPIIFSGLKKITGKNYVERTILKAIKNDISIYAIHTNLDNVLTGVNGKIAEKLGLKNLSILAPKGGQLSKLFFYVPASHAGNTMNALFEAGAGYIGNYSECSFRVNGIGTFKPNEAANPFSGEPGKRHEDEEVKIEVLFPSWLESHILSALKANHPYEEVAYEVIGLNNRHQDIGSGITGEWEIPLTETELLQKLKQIFKIPVIRHTAFTGKTIKKVSICGGSGIFLLKNAINYGSDAYITGDIKYHEFFDADGHLLLADIGHYESEQFTTDLLANLLEQKFPNFAVLKTGVNTNPVQYF; from the coding sequence ATGACAATTAAACAGATCATTTCTTATTTAGAATCAGTAGCACCTCTCACCTTGCAGGAAAGTTATGATAATGCAGGCCTGATTACCGGCGATGCCAACCGGGAATGCACCGGGGCCCTGTGCTGTCTTGACGCTGTTGAAGCTGTAGTAGATGAAGCGATCGAAAAAGGATGCAATCTGATAATAGCGCATCACCCCATTATTTTTAGTGGCCTCAAGAAAATAACAGGTAAAAACTATGTTGAACGTACCATTCTCAAAGCCATAAAAAACGACATTTCGATTTATGCAATTCATACTAACCTGGATAATGTATTGACCGGGGTAAACGGAAAAATTGCGGAAAAACTGGGCCTGAAAAACCTTTCCATCCTTGCACCCAAGGGAGGTCAGCTCAGCAAGCTATTCTTTTATGTACCTGCTTCTCACGCCGGTAATACTATGAATGCCTTATTTGAAGCGGGTGCCGGTTATATCGGTAATTACAGCGAATGTAGTTTCCGTGTTAACGGGATTGGCACTTTCAAGCCTAATGAAGCGGCCAACCCTTTCAGTGGCGAACCAGGTAAAAGGCATGAGGATGAAGAGGTGAAAATAGAAGTACTTTTCCCATCCTGGCTGGAAAGCCATATCCTATCGGCCCTCAAAGCCAACCACCCCTACGAGGAAGTGGCTTACGAGGTGATCGGCCTTAACAACAGGCACCAGGATATCGGTTCCGGCATCACCGGTGAATGGGAAATACCCTTAACAGAAACGGAGCTTTTACAAAAACTAAAGCAAATTTTTAAGATTCCCGTAATCAGGCACACCGCATTTACGGGTAAAACTATCAAAAAGGTAAGTATTTGCGGTGGTTCAGGCATTTTCCTCCTGAAAAACGCAATCAATTATGGATCAGACGCTTATATAACCGGAGACATTAAATACCACGAATTTTTTGATGCGGACGGACACTTGCTGCTGGCAGACATTGGCCACTACGAAAGCGAGCAGTTTACGACAGATTTGCTGGCGAATCTTTTAGAGCAAAAATTCCCTAACTTTGCCGTCCTTAAAACAGGAGTAAATACAAATCCTGTACAATACTTTTAA
- a CDS encoding zinc ribbon domain-containing protein yields the protein MAQLKEFSIEEKLGSLINLQKIDSKLDEIKILKGELPMEVADLEDELQGLRARQTRIEEEINGVTEFIEERKNAIKESETLIKKYEKDSENVKNNREFEAINKETEMQQLEIKLAEKHIKDANEEIADKVILLDKAKKNIATKEGSLELKKSELEKIISANEKEEKEFAKLSEEAKKEVEPRLLTSYEKIRGNFRNGLAVVPVVRDACGGCFYSIPPQKQSEIKQHKKIIACENCGRILVDEELHNNIEVN from the coding sequence ATGGCACAATTAAAAGAATTTTCCATTGAAGAAAAATTAGGTTCATTGATCAATTTGCAGAAAATAGACAGCAAGTTGGATGAAATTAAAATTTTAAAAGGCGAGCTACCTATGGAAGTAGCTGACCTCGAAGACGAGCTTCAGGGATTGCGTGCAAGACAAACCAGAATAGAAGAAGAAATTAATGGTGTAACTGAATTTATTGAAGAACGTAAAAATGCCATTAAAGAAAGTGAAACGCTGATCAAAAAATATGAAAAAGATAGCGAGAATGTAAAGAATAACCGTGAGTTTGAGGCTATTAACAAAGAAACTGAAATGCAACAGCTTGAAATTAAGCTGGCCGAAAAGCATATTAAAGATGCAAACGAAGAAATTGCAGATAAAGTAATTCTTTTAGACAAGGCTAAAAAGAATATTGCAACTAAAGAGGGCTCTTTGGAGTTGAAGAAATCAGAATTGGAAAAGATCATTTCTGCCAACGAAAAAGAAGAGAAAGAATTTGCAAAATTATCAGAAGAAGCCAAAAAAGAAGTTGAACCACGTTTATTAACGAGTTACGAAAAAATCCGCGGTAACTTCCGTAACGGTTTAGCCGTTGTACCGGTTGTGAGAGATGCCTGCGGTGGTTGCTTCTACTCTATCCCTCCTCAAAAGCAAAGTGAGATCAAGCAGCATAAGAAAATTATTGCTTGTGAAAACTGCGGCCGTATTCTGGTGGACGAAGAGCTACACAATAATATCGAAGTAAACTAA